One stretch of Vulpes lagopus strain Blue_001 chromosome X, ASM1834538v1, whole genome shotgun sequence DNA includes these proteins:
- the OTUD5 gene encoding OTU domain-containing protein 5 isoform X4, translating into MTILPKKKPPPPDADPTNEPPPPGPLPPAPRRGGGVGVGGGGTGVGGGDRDRDSGVVGARPRASPPPQGPLPGPPGALHRWALAVPPGAVAGPRPQQASPPPCGGPVGPGGGPGDALGAAAAGVGAAGVVVGVGGAVGVGGCCSGPGHSKRRRQAPGVGAVAGGSPEREEVGAGYNSEDEYEAAAARIEAMDPATVEQQEHWFEKALRDKKGFIIKQMKEDGACLFRAVADQVYGDQDMHEVVRKHCMDYLMKNADYFSNYVTEDFTTYINRKRKNNCHGNHIEMQAMAEMYNRPVEVYQYSTEPINTFHGIHQNEDEPIRVSYHRNIHYNSVVNPNKATIGVGLGLPSFKPGFAEQSLMKNAIKTSEESWIEQQMLEDKKRATDWEATNEAIEEQVARESYLQWLRDQEKQARQVRGPSQVQAASSRRGLTELLPPSCPCTLLWSAGPSFSRCPPLPLQV; encoded by the exons ATGACTATTCTCCCCAAAAAGAAGCCGCCGCCTCCCGACGCCGACCCCACCAACGAaccgccgccgcccgggccgctGCCCCCGGCGCCGCGTCGCGGCGGGGGTGTGGGCGTGGGCGGCGGCGGCACGGGTGTGGGCGGCGGCGACCGCGACCGTGACTCGGGCGTCGTGGGGGCCCGTCCTCGGGCCTCGCCACCGCCTCAGGGCCCGCTACCGGGGCCTCCGGGAGCGCTTCACCGCTGGGCGCTGGCCGTGCCGCCTGGCGCCGTGGCGGGTCCGCGGCCACAGcaggcctctcctcctccctgcggGGGCCCTGTTGGTCCCGGCGGCGGTCCTGGCGACGCGCTGGGCGCAGCAGCGGCGGGTGTGGGCGCGGCGGGCGTGGTGGTGGGCGTGGGCGGAGCGGTAGGCGTTGGCGGTTGTTGCTCTGGGCCGGGCCACAGCAAGCGTCGGCGTCAAGCCCCCGGGGTCGGAGCGGTTGCAGGGGGCAGTCCAGAGCGTGAGGAGGTCGGCGCAGGTTATAACAGTGAAGACGAGTATGAAGCGGCTGCTGCTCGCATCGAGGCAATGGACCCCGCAACCGTCGAGCAG CAGGAGCACTGGTTTGAAAAGGCCCTGAGAGACAAGAAGGGCTTCATCATCAAGCAAATGAAGGAGGACGGCGCCTGTCTCTTCCGGGCTGTAG CTGACCAGGTGTATGGAGACCAGGACATGCATGAGGTTGTGCGAAAGCATTGCATGGACTATCTG ATGAAGAATGCTGACTACTTCTCCAACTATGTCACAGAGGACTTCACCACCTACATCAACAGGAAGCGGAAAAACAACTGCCATGGCAACCACATTGAGATGCAGGCCATGGCAGAGATGTACAACCGGCCCGTGGAGGTGTACCAGTACAGCACAG aaCCCATCAACACATTCCATGGGATCCATCAAAACGAGGATGAACCCATCCGCGTCAGCTACCATCGGAATATCCACTACAATTCAGTGGTGAATCCCAACAAGGCCACCATCGGTGTGGGGCTAGGCCTGCCATCATTCAAACCGGGG TTTGCAGAACAGTCCCTGATGAAGAATGCCATAAAAACATCAGAGGAGTCCTGGATTGAACAGCAGATGCTGGAAGACAAAAAGCGGGCCACAGACTGGGAGGCCACAAATGAGGCCATTGAGGAGCAGGTGGCTCGAGAATCCTACCTGCAGTGGCTGCGGGATCAGGAGAAACAGGCCCGCCAGGTTCGCGGCCCCAGCCAG
- the OTUD5 gene encoding OTU domain-containing protein 5 isoform X5, whose amino-acid sequence MTILPKKKPPPPDADPTNEPPPPGPLPPAPRRGGGVGVGGGGTGVGGGDRDRDSGVVGARPRASPPPQGPLPGPPGALHRWALAVPPGAVAGPRPQQASPPPCGGPVGPGGGPGDALGAAAAGVGAAGVVVGVGGAVGVGGCCSGPGHSKRRRQAPGVGAVAGGSPEREEVGAGYNSEDEYEAAAARIEAMDPATVEQQEHWFEKALRDKKGFIIKQMKEDGACLFRAVADQVYGDQDMHEVVRKHCMDYLMKNADYFSNYVTEDFTTYINRKRKNNCHGNHIEMQAMAEMYNRPVEVYQYSTEPINTFHGIHQNEDEPIRVSYHRNIHYNSVVNPNKATIGVGLGLPSFKPGFAEQSLMKNAIKTSEESWIEQQMLEDKKRATDWEATNEAIEEQVARESYLQWLRDQEKQARQVRGPSQVQAASSRRGLTELLPPSCPCTLLWSAGPSFSRCPPLPLV is encoded by the exons ATGACTATTCTCCCCAAAAAGAAGCCGCCGCCTCCCGACGCCGACCCCACCAACGAaccgccgccgcccgggccgctGCCCCCGGCGCCGCGTCGCGGCGGGGGTGTGGGCGTGGGCGGCGGCGGCACGGGTGTGGGCGGCGGCGACCGCGACCGTGACTCGGGCGTCGTGGGGGCCCGTCCTCGGGCCTCGCCACCGCCTCAGGGCCCGCTACCGGGGCCTCCGGGAGCGCTTCACCGCTGGGCGCTGGCCGTGCCGCCTGGCGCCGTGGCGGGTCCGCGGCCACAGcaggcctctcctcctccctgcggGGGCCCTGTTGGTCCCGGCGGCGGTCCTGGCGACGCGCTGGGCGCAGCAGCGGCGGGTGTGGGCGCGGCGGGCGTGGTGGTGGGCGTGGGCGGAGCGGTAGGCGTTGGCGGTTGTTGCTCTGGGCCGGGCCACAGCAAGCGTCGGCGTCAAGCCCCCGGGGTCGGAGCGGTTGCAGGGGGCAGTCCAGAGCGTGAGGAGGTCGGCGCAGGTTATAACAGTGAAGACGAGTATGAAGCGGCTGCTGCTCGCATCGAGGCAATGGACCCCGCAACCGTCGAGCAG CAGGAGCACTGGTTTGAAAAGGCCCTGAGAGACAAGAAGGGCTTCATCATCAAGCAAATGAAGGAGGACGGCGCCTGTCTCTTCCGGGCTGTAG CTGACCAGGTGTATGGAGACCAGGACATGCATGAGGTTGTGCGAAAGCATTGCATGGACTATCTG ATGAAGAATGCTGACTACTTCTCCAACTATGTCACAGAGGACTTCACCACCTACATCAACAGGAAGCGGAAAAACAACTGCCATGGCAACCACATTGAGATGCAGGCCATGGCAGAGATGTACAACCGGCCCGTGGAGGTGTACCAGTACAGCACAG aaCCCATCAACACATTCCATGGGATCCATCAAAACGAGGATGAACCCATCCGCGTCAGCTACCATCGGAATATCCACTACAATTCAGTGGTGAATCCCAACAAGGCCACCATCGGTGTGGGGCTAGGCCTGCCATCATTCAAACCGGGG TTTGCAGAACAGTCCCTGATGAAGAATGCCATAAAAACATCAGAGGAGTCCTGGATTGAACAGCAGATGCTGGAAGACAAAAAGCGGGCCACAGACTGGGAGGCCACAAATGAGGCCATTGAGGAGCAGGTGGCTCGAGAATCCTACCTGCAGTGGCTGCGGGATCAGGAGAAACAGGCCCGCCAGGTTCGCGGCCCCAGCCAG
- the KCND1 gene encoding potassium voltage-gated channel subfamily D member 1, whose amino-acid sequence MAAGVATWLPFARAAAVGWLPLAQQPLPPAPGVKASRGDEVLVVNVSGRRFETWKNTLDRYPDTLLGSSEKEFFYDADSGEYFFDRDPDMFRHVLNFYRTGRLHCPRQECIQAFDEELAFYGLVPELVGDCCLEEYRDRKKENAERLAEDEEAEQAGDGPTLPAGSSLRQRLWRAFENPHTSTAALVFYYVTGFFIAVSVIANVVETIPCRGPARRPPREQPCGDRFPLAFFCMDTACVLIFTGEYLLRLFAAPSRCRFLRSVMSLIDVVAILPYYIGLFVPKNEDVSGAFVTLRVFRVFRIFKFSRHSQGLRILGYTLKSCASELGFLLFSLTMAIIIFATVMFYAEKGTNKTNFTSIPAAFWYTIVTMTTLGYGDMVPSTIAGKIFGSICSLSGVLVIALPVPVIVSNFSRIYHQNQRADKRRAQQKVRLARIRLAKSGTTNAFLQYKQNRGLEDSGSGEEQALCVRNRSAFEQQHHHLLHCLEKTTCHEFTDELTFSEALGAVSLGGRTSRSTSVSSQAVGPGSLLSSCCPRRAKRRAIRLANSTASVSRGSMQELDTLAGLRRSPAPQSRSSLNAKPHDSLDLNCDSRDFVAAIISIPTPPANTPDENQPSSPGGGGGASSTLRNSSLGTPCLLPETVKISSL is encoded by the exons ATGGCGGCGGGCGTGGCCACGTGGCTGCCCTTCGCCAGGGCGGCTGCGGTGGGCTGGCTGCCCCtggcccagcagcccctgccccctgcaccgGGAGTGAAGGCTTCCCGAGGGGATGAGGTTCTGGTGGTGAACGTGAGCGGACGGCGCTTTGAGACCTGGAAGAACACTCTGGACCGCTACCCAGACACACTGCTGGGCAGCTCGGAGAAGGAATTCTTCTATGACGCCGACTCTGGCGAGTACTTCTTCGATCGTGACCCGGACATGTTCCGGCATGTGCTGAACTTCTACCGCACGGGCCGACTGCACTGCCCGCGGCAGGAGTGCATCCAGGCCTTCGACGAGGAGCTGGCCTTCTACGGCCTGGTGCCCGAGCTCGTGGGCGACTGCTGCCTCGAGGAGTACCGGGACCGCAAGAAGGAGAACGCCGAGCGCCTGGCGGAGGATGAGGAGGCCGAACAAGCGGGGGACGGCCCCACCCTGCCGGCCGGCAGCAGCCTACGGCAGCGGCTCTGGCGGGCCTTCGAGAACCCGCACACGAGCACCGCGGCCCTCGTTTTCTACTATGTGACGGGCTTTTTCATCGCCGTGTCGGTCATTGCCAACGTGGTCGAGACCATCCCGTGCCGCGGGCCCGCGCGGCGGCCCCCAAGGGAGCAGCCCTGCGGCGACCGCTTCCCCCTGGCCTTTTTCTGCATGGACACGGCCTGTGTGCTCATATTTACGGGCGAGTACCTCCTGCGGCTGTTCGCCGCCCCCAGCCGGTGCCGCTTCCTGCGGAGTGTGATGAGCCTCATCGACGTGGTGGCCATCCTGCCCTACTACATTGGGCTCTTTGTGCCCAAGAACGAGGACGTCTCGGGTGCCTTTGTCACCCTGCGCGTGTTCCGGGTGTTCCGTATCTTCAAGTTCTCCAGGCACTCCCAGGGCTTGCGGATTCTGGGCTACACACTTAAGAGCTGTGCCTCTGAGCTGGggtttctcctcttttcccttaCCATGGCCATCATCATCTTCGCCACTGTCATGTTTTATGCTGAGAAGGGCACAAACAAGACCAACTTTACTAGCATCCCTGCGGCCTTCTGGTATACCATTGTCACCATGACCACACTTGG CTACGGAGACATGGTGCCCAGCACCATTGCTGGCAAGATTTTTGGATCCATCTGCTCCCTCAGTGGTGTCCTGGTCATTGCACTGCCTGTGCCAGTCATCGTGTCCAACTTTAGCCGCATCTACCACCAGAACCAGCGTGCTGACAAGCGCCGAGCACAGCAG aAGGTGCGCTTGGCAAGGATCCGGTTGGCAAAGAGTGGTACCACCAATGCCTTCCTGCAGTACAAGCAGAACAGGGGCCTCGAG GACAGTGGCAGTGGGGAGGAACAGGCACTGTGTGTCCGGAACCGTTCTGCTTTCGAGCAACAACATCACCACCTCCTGCATTGTCTAGAGAAGACGACG TGCCACGAGTTCACAGATGAGCTAACCTTTAGCGAGGCTCTGGGTGCGGTCTCACTGGGGGGCCGCACCAGTCGCAGCACCTCCGTGTCCTCCCAGGCAGTGGGGCCTGGCAGCCTGCTGTCCTCCTGCTGCCCCCGCAGGGCCAAGCGCCGTGCCATTCGCCTTGCCAACTCCACTGCTTCAGTCAGTCGTGGCAGCATGCAGGAGCTGGACACACTGGCAGGGCTGCGGAGGAGCCCTGCCCCTCAGAG CCGCTCAAGCCTCAATGCCAAGCCCCATGACAGCCTTGACCTGAACTGCGACAGTCGGGACTTCGTGGCTGCCATCATCAGTATCCCTACCCCTCCGGCCAACACGCCAGATGAGAACCAACCCTCCTCCCCCGGTGGTGGCGGTGGGGCCAGCAGCACCCTCAGGAACTCCAGCTTGGGCACCCCTTGCCTCCTCCCAGAGACTGTCAAGATCTCTTCCCTGTGA